A stretch of the Lactuca sativa cultivar Salinas chromosome 9, Lsat_Salinas_v11, whole genome shotgun sequence genome encodes the following:
- the LOC111903002 gene encoding caffeic acid 3-O-methyltransferase yields the protein MGSREEDFAYAMQLVTSTSLPMVLVTTIKLKVFDKIAEAGPGAQLSAHEIVSRLSMTNPSAHQMLDRMLRLLASYSVVTCNQRDHDQLGLVRVYGLTSVAKYFIPNKDGVSLCPVMELLQDKVFIESWFKLKDAVLEGGVPFDKVHGTHAFEYPALDARFNRVFNNGMLNFTTIMMNEILKCYHGFDNLKCVIDVGGGLGVALNIITSKYPTIKGINFDLPHVIRHAPVYPGIEHMGGDMFEEVPQGDAIFMKWILHDWSDDHCAKLLMNCYKALPNDGKVIVVEYILPFLSNTSSFDKVTTHMDASMMTQNQGGKERMEDEFLVLAKGAGFKGIRKECCVCNMYVIEFYK from the exons ATGGGTTCGAGGGAGGAGGATTTCGCATATGCAATGCAACTGGTTACCTCTACATCATTGCCCATGGTGTTGGTGACTACAATCAAGCTCAAGGTATTCGATAAAATAGCCGAGGCGGGGCCCGGTGCACAACTCTCGGCTCATGAGATCGTGTCTCGTTTGTCCATGACAAACCCGAGTGCCCACCAGATGCTTGATCGAATGCTTCGGTTGCTTGCTAGTTATTCGGTTGTCACTTGCAATCAACGAGATCATGATCAGTTGGGGTTGGTTCGAGTGTATGGACTCACCTCTGTTGCAAAATACTTTATTCCAAACAAAGATGGGGTCTCTTTATGTCCTGTTATGGAGTTGCTTCAAGATAAAGTGTTCATCGAAAGTTG GTTTAAACTTAAAGATGCGGTGCTAGAAGGTGGTGTTCCATTTGACAAGGTTCATGGAACACATGCATTTGAATATCCAGCATTAGATGCGAGGTTCAACAGGGTTTTTAACAATGGCATGTTAAATTTTACTACGATCATGATGAATGAAATTCTTAAATGCTACCATGGCTTCGACAACCTTAAATGTGTTATTGATGTTGGAGGTGGTCTTGGAGTTGCTCTCAATATCATTACATCAAAATATCCCACCATTAAAGGCATTAACTTTGATTTGCCACATGTGATCCGACATGCACCCGTTTATCCAG GTATAGAACATATGGGAGGAGATATGTTTGAAGAGGTTCCACAAGGTGATGCCATTTTTATGAAG TGGATACTACATGACTGGAGCGATGATCATTGTGCAAAGTTGCTAATGAATTGCTACAAGGCTTTGCCAAATGATGGGAAAGTTATTGTAGTTGAATACATTCTTCCTTTTTTGTCAAACACAAGCTCTTTTGACAAAGTCACTACACATATGGATGCAAGCATGATGACACAAAACCAGGGAGGAAAAGAGCGCATGGAGGATGAGTTTCTTGTGCTGGCTAAAGGTGCGGGATTCAAAGGGATTCGAAAAGAATGTTGTGTTTGTAACATGTACGTGATTGAATTTTACAAGTAG
- the LOC111903003 gene encoding uncharacterized protein LOC111903003 yields the protein MQQEKGLKRRGWVRNSCIQAQWFDLQILHPSTMKLPKSLILLLLFTLLIVSNSSFQSDELLVDDEEFGLEGGRSPDIDVTVSSPPVISLPHSPPQPTRKRSADSESDSRVQFALEHAFEDSDEFSAAGTFTARLKTSAHGGQILTKLRFSRNDLTATEKEKFKQLLESDDFYRIRLPSNVLHPSGKEYVISSVKARCLPKGSLDEHIIIHMEGVNILAVNYGSLGGCQYPRQLSLPSKWSFNSHTVLKYSELAPRTPSFSEDIIGGVEAGVGNEEGVKPLEERSFWAKYWMYLIPLGLVVMNAVTQAMNLPEEQAAGGGGGAPTPQAVGAAPRGQSAAVRRR from the exons ATGCAACAAGAAAAAGGGTTGAAAAGAAGGGGCTGGGTACGGAACTCTTGTATACAAGCACAGTGGTTTGATCTGCAAATCCTCCACCCTTCCACGATGAAACTCCCCAAATCTTTGATTCTCCTGCTCCTCTTCACTCTCCTGATAGTATCGAATTCATCTTTTCAATCCGACGAGCTTCTCGTCGACGATGAAGAATttggtctagaaggcggccgttCACCTGATATCGATGTGACGGTATCATCACCTCCAGTCATATCTCTTCCTCATTCCCCTCCACAACCTACTAGGAAGAGATCGGCAGATTCTGAATCTGACTCTAGAGTTCAGTTCGCTCTTGAACACGCGTTCGAGGATTCCGATGAGTTCTCCGCCGCCGGCACTTTTACTGCTCGACTTAAGACTTCTGCTCATGGCGGACAG ATTCTTACAAAGCTTCGGTTCTCAAGGAACGATCTTACTGCAACAGAGAAGGAGAAGTTTAAA CAACTACTGGAAAGTGATGACTTCTACAGAATTAGGTTACCATCTAATGTATTACATCCTTCTGGGAAAGAGTATGTCATTTCCTCAGTGAAGGCA AGATGTCTCCCAAAGGGTAGCTTGGATGAACATATTATTATACACATG GAAGGTGTTAACATTCTAGCTGTCAACTATGGTTCTTTGGGGGGATGCCAGTATCCTAGGCAGTTGAGTTTG CCTTCAAAGTGGTCCTTCAACTCTCACACAGTCTTAAAGTACAGTGAGCTGGCACCAAG GACTCCATCATTTTCAGAAGATATTATTGGTGGTGTTGAGGCAGGAGTAGGAAATGAGGAAGGTGTAAAGCCATTGGAGGAGAGGTCCTTTTGGGCTAAATAT TGGATGTACTTGATTCCTCTTGGACTTGTTGTGATGAATGCTGTCACCCAAGCCATGAACCTGCCTGAGGAACAGGcggctggtggtggtggtggtgcccCAACACCGCAGGCAGTTGGTGCTGCTCCCCGGGGACAAAGTGCAGCAGTAAGAAGACGTTGA